Genomic DNA from Gilliamella sp. ESL0441:
TAAGAACGGTAGCGACATTAAGTTCAGCAATAGGCTTATTGATAATAATGCCCATGGCACCATCTCGATTATGTTCACAAATATACACTACCGAACGACTGAAAATTGTTTCTGATACGGTAGGCATAGCAATAATAAAATGATTTTTTAGATTCATATGCTCACATTTTTGTAAATTTTAAAGTGCACATTTGCCAATTTTAACATTATGCTCAACTAAGCAACGCAATAACAATTCGGGTTCATTAGTTTCTTCGTTTATTGATTCCGAAACAATTTCAAAATTTTGTGAAAGATAAAAATCAATAGCTGCGCTATTTTTTTTATAGACGTGAACAAGTAATTCATTGAAACGTTGCTTCGCTTTATCGATTAATGCTTTTCCTGTGCCTTGTCGTTGAAAATCTTTGTCGACAAATAGACCTGAAATATAATTTTCGGTTAAACCAATGAATCCTTTTACACC
This window encodes:
- a CDS encoding GNAT family N-acetyltransferase translates to MIREYQTPDLDKIMQLWLEGNQQAHDFIDPKFFQQNYEFVKMLIPMSTIYVQDLNGVKGFIGLTENYISGLFVDKDFQRQGTGKALIDKAKQRFNELLVHVYKKNSAAIDFYLSQNFEIVSESINEETNEPELLLRCLVEHNVKIGKCAL